In a genomic window of Pseudorasbora parva isolate DD20220531a chromosome 24, ASM2467924v1, whole genome shotgun sequence:
- the agtr1b gene encoding type-1 angiotensin II receptor A yields MENKTSGMSERFHVNCNMSGRHNFIFTFIPVVYGCNFIIGIIGNSMVVAVIYHYMKLKTVANVFVLNLAISDLTFLITLPLWAAFTAMGYHWPFGTILCKASAGLVIFNLYTSIFFLTALSIDRYFAIVHPVRSRRQRTLLYANLTCVLIWLFALLLSAPTALSRGVYDIGNSTLCAMWHHSEQIHLLVTLSVLKSVLGFLVPFLVIITCYCLIGRALLGSRGLLRKSVRSREDETLRMIAATVLAFFVCWAPHQAFHFMELLAMLGVVENCQTLDVIDTAMPFTICISYLNSCINPILYGFVGHNFRKNLLRLLGCECGQTSSHLSISSKINVHSHCTSGLLNPTSPKNNSTSTS; encoded by the coding sequence ATGGAGAACAAAACCTCGGGAATGAGTGAGCGCTTCCACGTGAACTGCAATATGTCCGGAAGACACAACTTCATCTTCACCTTCATTCCCGTCGTCTACGGATGCAATTTTATCATTGGGATCATTGGTAATAGCATGGTGGTGGCTGTCATCTACCACTACATGAAGCTTAAAACAGTCGCAAACGTGTTTGTGCTCAATCTAGCTATATCAGACCTTACCTTCCTTATTACGCTGCCATTGTGGGCCGCTTTCACAGCCATGGGTTACCACTGGCCGTTCGGCACCATTCTGTGCAAGGCAAGTGCCGGACTGGTCATCTTCAACCTCTACACTAGTATATTCTTCCTCACCGCTCTTAGCATTGACCGATATTTTGCTATCGTACATCCTGTGCGCTCCAGACGCCAGCGCACACTTCTCTACGCTAACCTCACCTGTGTACTCATATGGCTGTTTGCCTTGCTCCTCAGTGCACCTACGGCACTAAGCAGGGGTGTGTATGACATTGGGAACTCAACATTGTGCGCCATGTGGCATCACAGTGAGCAGATACACTTATTAGTTACTCTTAGCGTGCTAAAAAGCGTTCTAGGATTTCTTGTGCCTTTCCTTGTCATCATCACCTGCTATTGCCTTATCGGTCGGGCACTTCTGGGTTCCAGAGGTCTGTTGAGGAAAAGCGTTCGCTCTCGGGAGGATGAAACACTACGGATGATTGCCGCTACTGTGCTCGCCTTCTTTGTTTGCTGGGCTCCTCACCAAGCTTTCCACTTCATGGAGCTGCTAGCCATGCTTGGCGTGGTGGAAAACTGCCAAACACTGGATGTTATTGACACAGCCATGCCATTTACCATCTGTATCTCCTATTTAAACAGTTGTATAAACCCCATTCTTTATGGATTTGTTGGACACAACTTTCGCAAGAACCTATTGAGGTTGCTAGGCTGTGAGTGTGGACAAACCAGCAGCCACTTAAGCATTAGCTCAAAGATAAACGTCCATTCCCATTGTACCTCTGGACTGCTCAACCCAACAAGCCCCAAGAACAATTCAACATCCACTTCTTAA
- the cpb1 gene encoding carboxypeptidase B, with the protein MKVLLLLGLVAVALCEPTRFVGDKVLRLTPSNDEQVTIIKELGQNVKVDFWKPDSADLVTIGMKVDIHVPAAQLDMVFTILQQSGMEAKVMFENLQEAVEDQMDNKRVTKAHDYTKYNSWATINDWAISISSANPILISRQVIGNTYEGRPMHLLTIGKKTGSAKPAVFMDCGFHAREWITHAFCQWFVNEAVSTYGKDPEMTNLLDRMDFFVLPVFNIDGYEYTWTNNRMWRKTRSKNSGTTCIGTDPNRNFDAGWCTTGASSNPCSDTYCGSSPESEIESKNLANFIRTNKSIIKAYLTVHSYSQLLLFPYSYKYGLAADHSELLSVSQGAIAALRTLYGTKYTSGPGATTIYPAAGGSDDWAYDLGVKYSYTFELRDEGRYGFLLPESQIKPTCEETILAVKYIAGHVLNNLY; encoded by the exons ATGAAGGTCCTTTTGCTTTTGGGATTGGTGGCTGTCGCTCTCTGTGAGCCAACCAGATTTGTGGG AGATAAAGTCCTCCGCCTGACACCTTCAAATGATGAACAAGTGACAATCATCAAGGAACTGGGCCAAAACGTCAAG GTGGATTTCTGGAAGCCTGACAGTGCTGACCTCGTGACCATTGGCATGAAGGTTGACATTCATGTTCCTGCAGCCCAGCTTGACATGGTCTTCACTATTTTACAGCAGAGTGGCATGGAAGCTAA GGTCATGTTTGAAAATCTTCAGGAGGCTGTGGAGGATCAGATGGACAACAAGAGGGTGACAAAAGCCCATGACTACACAAAGTACAACAGCTGGGCGACG ATTAATGACTGGGCAATCTCCATCAGCTCTGCCAATCCTATCCTGATCAGCAGGCAGGTGATCGGGAACACTTATGAGGGACGCCCCATGCACCTTCTTACG ATTGGAAAGAAGACAGGTTCTGCTAAGCCAGCGGTCTTCATGGACTGTGGCTTTCACGCCAGAGAATGGATCACTCATGCTTTCTGTCAGTGGTTTGTAAATGAG GCTGTGTCCACTTATGGAAAAGATCCTGAGATGACCAACCTTCTGGATAGAATGGACTTCTTTGTTCTGCCTGTCTTCAACATCGATGGCTATGAATACACCTGGACCAAT AATAGGATGTGGAGAAAGACTCGATCCAAGAACAGCGGCACCACCTGTATCGGTACTGACCCCAACAGAAACTTTGATGCTGGATGGTGCA CCACTGGAGCATCCAGCAACCCTTGCAGTGACACCTACTGTGGAAGCAGCCCAGAATCTGAGATTGAGTCCAAGAATTTGGCCAACTTCATCCGCACCAACAAGTCTATCATCAAGGCCTACCTGACTGTCCACTCATATTCCCAGCTGCTCCTCTTCCCCTATTCCTACAAATATGGCCTTGCTGCTGACCACTCAGAGCTG CTGAGTGTCTCTCAGGGAGCTATTGCAGCTTTGCGCACCCTGTACGGAACCAAATACACTAGCGGCCCTGGTGCTACGACCATCT ACCCTGCTGCTGGTGGCTCTGATGACTGGGCCTATGACCTGGGTGTGAAGTACTCATACACATTCGAGTTGCGCGACGAAGGTCGTTATGGTTTCCTGCTGCCCGAATCCCAGATCAAGCCCACTTGTGAGGAGACCATCCTGGCTGTCAAATACATTGCTGGCCATGTGCTCAACAACCTGTACTGA